GAAAGCCTGATGCAGCGACGCCGCGTGAGGGATGACGGCCTTCGGGTTGTAAACCTCTTTCAGCAGGGAAGAAGCGAAAGTGACGGTACCTGCAGAAGAAGCGCCGGCTAACTACGTGCCAGCAGCCGCGGTAATACGTAGGGCGCAAGCGTTGTCCGGAATTATTGGGCGTAAAGAGCTCGTAGGCGGTTTGTCACGTCGGGTGTGAAAGCCCGGGGCTTAACCCCGGGTCTGCATTCGATACGGGCAGACTAGAGTGTGGTAGGGGAGATCGGAATTCCTGGTGTAGCGGTGAAATGCGCAGATATCAGGAGGAACACCGGTGGCGAAGGCGGATCTCTGGGCCATTACTGACGCTGAGGAGCGAAAGCGTGGGGAGCGAACAGGATTAGATACCCTGGTAGTCCACGCCGTAAACGTTGGGAACTAGGTGTTGGCGACATTCCACGTCGTCGGTGCCGCAGCTAACGCATTAAGTTCCCCGCCTGGGGAGTACGGCCGCAAGGCTAAAACTCAAAGGAATTGACGGGGGCCCGCACAAGCAGCGGAGCATGTGGCTTAATTCGACGCAACGCGAAGAACCTTACCAAGGCTTGACATACACCGGAAAGCATCAGAGATGGTGCCCCCCTTGTGGTCGGTGTACAGGTGGTGCATGGCTGTCGTCAGCTCGTGTCGTGAGATGTTGGGTTAAGTCCCGCAACGAGCGCAACCCTTGTTCTGTGTTGCCAGCATGCCCTTCGGGGTGATGGGGACTCACAGGAGACCGCCGGGGTCAACTCGGAGGAAGGTGGGGACGACGTCAAGTCATCATGCCCCTTATGTCTTGGGCTGCACACGTGCTACAATGGCCGGTACAATGAGCTGCGATACCGCAAGGTGGAGCGAATCTCAAAAAGCCGGTCTCAGTTCGGATTGGGGTCTGCAACTCGACCCCATGAAGTCGGAGTTGCTAGTAATCGCAGATCAGCATTGCTGCGGTGAATACGTTCCCGGGCCTTGTACACACCGCCCGTCACGTCACGAAAGTCGGTAACACCCGAAGCCGGTGGCCCAACCCCTTGTGGGAGGGAGCTGTCGAAGGTGGGACTGGCGATTGGGACGAAGTCGTAACAAGGTAGCCGTACCGGAAGGTGCGGCTGGATCACCTCCTTTCTAAGGAGCACTTCTCACCAGGCTTGCCTGGTCAGGGGCCAGTACATCGGCGAATGTCCGGTGCTGGTTGCTCATGGGTGGAACGTTGACTATTCGGCACAGTTTTTCATGGTTCTCCAAGTACTGCTTCGGCGTGGAACAGAGGATGATGAAGAGCTGGGCCGGGCGCGCTGTTGGGTGTCTGAGGGTGCGGGCAGTTACTGCTTGTGTCTTCGGGATGCCGGCCCCGGTGAACTCACTGTGTATGCGGTGGGGTGGCGGGTGGTTGGTCGTTGTTTGAGAACTGCACAGTGGACGCGAGCATCTGTGGCCAAGTTTTTAAGGGCGCACGGTGGATGCCTTGGCACCAGGAACCGATGAAGGACGTGGGAGGCCGCGATAGGCCCCGGGGAGCTGTCAACCGAGCTTTGATCCGGGGGTGTCCGAATGGGGAAACCCGGCAGTCGTCATGGGCTGTCACCCGCTGCTGAACACATAGGCAGTGTGGAGGGAACGAGGGGAAGTGAAACATCTCAGTACCCTCAGGAAGAGAAAACAACCGTGATTCCGGGAGTAGTGGCGAGCGAAACCGGATGAGGCCAAACCGTATGTGTGTGATACCCGGCAGGGGTTGCGCATGCGGGGTTGTGGGAGTGCACTTGATCGGTCTGCCGGCTGGTCGGAGAGTCAGAAACCGTTGGTGTAGGCGAAGGACATGCGAAAGGTCCGGCGTAGAGGGTAAGACCCCCGTAGCTGAAACATCAACGGCTCTCTTGCGTATTTCCCAAGTAGCACGGGGCCCGAGAAATCCCGTGTGAATCTGGCGGGACCACCCGCTAAGCCTAAATATTCCCTGGTGACCGATAGCGGATAGTACCGTGAGGGAATGGTGAAAAGTACCGCGGGAGCGGAGTGAAATAGTACCTGAAACCGTGTGCCTACAAGCCGTGGGAGCGTCGCGCAAGGAACTTGTTCCTTGCGTCGTGACTGCGTGCCTTTTGAAGAATGAGCCTGCGAGTTTGCGGTGTGTTGCGAGGTTAACCCGTGTGGGGAAGCCGTAGCGAAAGCGAGTCCGAACAGGGCGATTCAGTAGCGCGCTCAAGACCCGAAGCGGAGTGATCTAGCCATGGGCAGGTTGAAGCGGCTGTAAGAGGTCGTGGAGGACCGAACCCACCAGGGTTGAAAACCTGGGGGATGACCTGTGGTTAGGGGTGAAAGGCCAATCAAACTCCGTGATAGCTGGTTCTCCCCGAAATGCATTTAGGTGCAGCGTCGTGTGTTTCTTGCCGGAGGTAGAGCACTGGATAGGCGATGGGCCCTACCGGGTTACTGACCTTAGCCAAACTCCGAATGCCGGTAAGTGAGAGCACGGCAGTGAGACTGTGGGGGATAAGCTCCATGGTCGAGAGGGAAACAGCCCAGAGCATCGACTAAGGCCCCTAAGCGTACGCTAAGTGGGAAAGGATGTGGAGTCGCAGAGACAACCAGGAGGTTGGCTTAGAAGCAGCCACCCTTGAAAGAGTGCGTAATAGCTCACTGGTCAAGTGATTCCGCGCCGACAATGTAGCGGGGCTCAAGCGTACCGCCGAAGTCGTGTCATTCGTACACATAGCCCCAACGGGCGTGCGGATGGGTAGGGGAGCGTCGTGTGCCGGGTGAAGCCTCCGCGGAAGCGAGGGGTGGACGGTTCACGAGTGAGAATGCAGGCATGAGTAGCGATACACACGTGGGAAACGTGTGCGCCGATTGACTAAGGGTTCCTGGGTCAAGCTGATCTGCCCAGGGTAAGTCGGGACCTAAGGCGAGGCCGACAGGCGTAGTCGATGGACAACCGGTTGATATTCCGGTACCCGCTTTGAAACGCCCAGTATCGAATCAGGCGATGCTAAGACCGTGAAGCCGTCCTGGAGCCTTCGGGCAAAGGGAAGTGGTGGAGCCGTCGGACCAGACTTGTAGTAGGTAAGCGATGGGGTGACGCAGGAAGGTAGTCCAGCCCGGGCGGTGGTTGTCCCGGGGTAAGGGTGTAGCCCGAGAGATAGGCAAATCCGTCTCTCATACAGGGTGAGACCTGATGCCGAGCCGATTGTGGTGAAGTGGATGATCCTATGCTGTCGAGAAAAGCCTCTAGCGAGTTTCATGGCGGCCCGTACCCTAAACCGACTCAGGTAGTCAGGTAGAGAATACCGAGGCGTTCGGGTGAACTATGGTTAAGGAACTCGGCAAAATGCCCCCGTAACTTCGGGAGAAGGGGGGCCATTTCCGGTGATCACTCTTGCAGTGTGAGCTGGGGGTGGCCGCAGAGACCAGCGAGAAGCGACTGTTTACTAAAAACACAGGTCCGTGCGAAGCCGTAAGGCGATGTATACGGACTGACGCCTGCCCGGTGCTGGAACGTTAAGGGGACCGGTTAGTCACATTTCGGTGTGGCGAAGCTGAGAACTTAAGCGCCAGTAAACGGCGGTGGTAACTATAACCATCCTAAGGTAGCGAAATTCCTTGTCGGGTAAGTTCCGACCTGCACGAATGGCGTAACGACTTCTCGACTGTCTCAACCATAGGCCCGGTGAAATTGCACTACGAGTAAAGATGCTCGTTTCGCGCAGCAGGACGGAAAGACCCCGGGACCTTTACTACAGTTTGATATTGGTGTTCGGTTCGGCTTGTGTAGGATAGGTGGGAGACTTTGAAGCTTGGACGCCAGTTCAGGTGGAGTCGTCGTTGAAATACCACTCTGGTCGTGCTGGATGTCTAACCTGGGTCCGTGATCCGGATCAGGGACAGTGTCTGATGGGTAGTTTAACTGGGGCGGTTGCCTCCTAAAGAGTAACGGAGGCGCCCAAAGGTTCCCTCAGCCTGGTTGGTAATCAGGTGTTGAGTGTAAGTGCACAAGGGAGCTTGACTGTGAGACCGACGGGTCGAGCAGGGACGAAAGTCGGGACTAGTGATCCGGCGGTGGCTTGTGGAAGCGCCGTCGCTCAACGGATAAAAGGTACCCCGGGGATAACAGGCTGATCTTCCCCAAGAGTCCATATCGACGGGATGGTTTGGCACCTCGATGTCGGCTCGTCGCATCCTGGGGCTGGAGTCGGTCCCAAGGGTTGGGCTGTTCGCCCATTAAAGCGGTACGCGAGCTGGGTTTAGAACGTCGTGAGACAGTTCGGTCCCTATCCGCTGCGCGCGCAGGAGTCTTGAGAAGGGCTGTCCCTAGTACGAGAGGACCGGGACGGACGAACCTCTGGTGTGCCAGTTGTCCTGCCAAGGGCATGGCTGGTTGGCTACGTTCGGGAGGGATAACCGCTGAAAGCATCTAAGCGGGAAGCCTGCTTCGAGATGAGGACTCCCACCCACTTGATGGGGTAAGGCTCCCAGTAGACGACTGGGTTGATAGGCCGGATATGGAAGCACCGTGAGGTGTGGAGTTGACCGGTACTAATAGGCCGAGGGCTTGTCCTCAGTTGCTCGCGTCCACTGTGTTAGTTCTGAGACAACGAACGACTGTGTTTACATCCGGTTTGTTCAAGTGTTTCATAGTGTTTCGGTGGTCATTGCGTTAGGGAAACGCCCGGTTACATTCCGAACCCGGAAGCTAAGCCTTTCAGCGCCGATGGTACTGCAGGGGGGACCCTGTGGGAGAGTAGGACGCCGCCGAACAATTTTTAGCCTCAGCCCCCGGACCATGTTCGGGGGCTGAGGCATTTCTGCGTTGAAGACCCATTTCACGAAACCCCACGGCGTCCGCCGGCGGTCCGTCCGGGTAAGGTCAGGGGGCATCGTCGGTACATCCCCGCACAGGAGGCCCCCGGGTGGAGGTTCAGGAGACCCGCGTCCAGACGGATCGGGTGTTCACCATCCCCAACATCCTGAGCATGGCTCGCCTCCTGGGCGTGCCGCTCTTCCTGTGGCTCATCCTCCGCCCGGAGTTCGGCGGGCCGAACAGCGACGGCTGGGCATTGCTCGTCCTGATGCTCAGCGGGGTGACCGACTATCTCGACGGCTACCTCGCCCGCCGCTGGAACCAGATCAGCAACCTCGGGCGTCTTCTGGACCCCGCTGCCGACCGGCTGTACATCCTTTCCACGCTCGTCGGGCTGACCTGGCGCGAGATCCTGCCCCTCTGGCTGACCGCGGCGCTTCTGGCCCGCGAGCTGATGCTGCTGGTGATGGTGGGAATCCTCCGCAGACACGGCTATCCGCCTCCCCAGGTGAACTTCCTGGGAAAGGCGGCTACCTTCAACTTGATGTATGCCTTCCCGTTGCTTCTACTCAGCGACGGGAGCGGATGGCTCGCAGCACTTGCCGAAGTTTTCGGATGGGCGTTCGCTGGATGGGGTACAACTCTGTATTGGTGGGCAGGGATCCTCTACGTGGTCCAGGTCCGCCGGCTCGTCAGAGCGGACAGAGTGGCCGATTGAGCTCGTCGATGTGGTGCCGTGCAGAGTCGCCGGCCCGCACCTGATGCCTGCCATACGGCCTGTTCAGATGGGTGACGTCGGCGAGACCGTCTCTTCAAGGAGGACGCTTCCGACATGAAGGCAGTCGTGATGGCTGGCGGCGAAGGTACACGTCTTCGTCCCATGACCTCGAGCATGCCCAAGCCGTTGCTGCCGGTGGCGAATCGGCCAATCATGGAGCATGTGCTGCGTTTGCTGAAGCGGCACGGGCTCAGTGAGACCGTTGTCACGGTTCAGTTCCTCGCCTCTCTCGTGAAGAATTATTTCGGCGACGGCGAAGAGCTTGGAATGGAGCTCACCTATGCCAATGAGGAGAAGCCGCTCGGCACTGCGGGGAGTGTGAAGAACGCCGAAGAGGCGCTCAAGGACGATGCTTTTCTCGTCATTTCCGGTGACGCTCTCACCGACTTCGACCTGACGGACCTCATCGCCTTCCACAAGGAGAAGGGCGCGCTGGTCACGGTGTGTCTGACCCGTGTGCCGAATCCACTGGAATTCGGCATCACGATCGTGGACGAGGAAGGGAAGGTCGACCGCTTCCTGGAGAAGCCCACCTGGGGACAGGTGTTCTCCGACACCGTGAACACCGGCATCTATGTGATGGAGCCCGAGGTCTTCGACTATGTCGAGGCAGACACCTCGGTCGACTGGTCGGGCGACGTCTTCCCCCAGCTCATGAAGGAGGGCAAGCCCGTCTACGGCTATATCGCCGAGGGCTACTGGGAAGACGTCGGTACGCACGAGAGCTATGTGAAGGCCCAGGCGGATGTCCTGGAGGGGAAGGTCGACGTCGATCTCGACGGGTTCGAGATCTCCCCGGGAGTCTGGGTCGCCGAAGGCGCCGAGGTCCATCCGGACGCCGTTCTCCGCGGTCCGCTCTACATCGGTGACTACGCCAAGGTCGAGGCGGACGCCGAGATTCGCGAGCACACCGTCATCGGGTCCAACGTGGTCGTCAAGTCGGGGGCTTTCCTCCACCGGGCCGTCGTGCACGACAACGTGTACATCGGGCAGCACAGCAATCTGCGTGGCTGTGTGATCGGCAAGAACACCGACATCATGCGTGCCTCCCGGATCGAGGACGGCGCGGTCATCGGTGACGAGTGTCTTGTCGGCGAGGAATCCATCATCCAGGGCAATGTCCGGGTGTATCCGTTCAAGACCATCGAGGCCGGCGCGTTCGTCAACACCTCGGTGATCTGGGAGTCCAGGGGCCAGGCGCATCTCTTCGGC
This window of the Streptomyces niveus genome carries:
- the pgsA gene encoding CDP-diacylglycerol--glycerol-3-phosphate 3-phosphatidyltransferase gives rise to the protein MEVQETRVQTDRVFTIPNILSMARLLGVPLFLWLILRPEFGGPNSDGWALLVLMLSGVTDYLDGYLARRWNQISNLGRLLDPAADRLYILSTLVGLTWREILPLWLTAALLARELMLLVMVGILRRHGYPPPQVNFLGKAATFNLMYAFPLLLLSDGSGWLAALAEVFGWAFAGWGTTLYWWAGILYVVQVRRLVRADRVAD